The following proteins are co-located in the Flectobacillus major DSM 103 genome:
- a CDS encoding aspartyl protease family protein → MFKFYCSFIFLLLVSWCSLAQDIGVDTIHFSLDKKLLIFQGQLNGQQTFFAFDTGAGLGLANSNNQKEANLLVKNSEKKIKDANLATIQLKNVVINHLTIGSHQFRKVKSVLYDMEYLTCNRLYLLGMDIIGQLNWVIDFEKNIIIVAPKPFPKPENTLEISIKYERNRPVVDLQIGTSNTKCLIDFGFTGILDLPENTFFNAIYHQKQLLGQAQLYLSSSMAVSGLGKADTVKKVWLDNVQLQGHTIAPLQVTIHEKTDTKIGVGFLSRYCSKIILNHQAQSYYLALLPSPKPSSTEFDARVSIVQQKFVITARCISDISTGASLQINEEISRVDDKSVADFKDNCEFLNWFYLNNAKEYTIEKMNGEKLVIKRR, encoded by the coding sequence ATGTTTAAATTTTATTGTAGTTTTATTTTCCTATTGCTGGTATCGTGGTGTTCTTTGGCACAAGACATAGGCGTTGATACCATACACTTTTCGCTTGATAAAAAATTACTGATTTTTCAAGGACAACTCAACGGGCAACAAACCTTTTTTGCTTTTGATACAGGAGCTGGCTTGGGCTTGGCCAATTCCAATAATCAAAAAGAAGCAAATTTGTTGGTGAAAAATTCAGAAAAAAAAATCAAAGATGCTAACCTTGCTACTATTCAATTAAAAAATGTGGTAATTAATCACCTTACCATTGGGTCGCATCAGTTTAGGAAGGTAAAAAGTGTTTTGTACGACATGGAATATCTAACCTGTAATCGACTTTATTTATTGGGAATGGATATTATAGGGCAATTAAATTGGGTTATCGACTTTGAAAAAAATATCATAATAGTAGCCCCAAAGCCTTTTCCAAAACCTGAAAACACCCTCGAAATTTCTATCAAATATGAGCGAAACCGACCTGTTGTTGACCTACAAATAGGTACAAGCAACACCAAGTGCCTTATTGATTTTGGGTTCACGGGTATTTTGGATCTTCCCGAAAATACTTTTTTCAATGCAATATACCACCAAAAACAGTTGCTTGGGCAAGCCCAGCTTTACCTTAGTTCGTCGATGGCTGTGTCGGGATTGGGAAAAGCCGATACCGTCAAAAAAGTTTGGCTCGACAATGTACAACTACAAGGACATACGATAGCACCTTTACAAGTAACGATTCATGAAAAAACAGATACGAAAATAGGAGTAGGGTTTTTGTCGAGGTACTGTAGCAAAATAATACTTAACCACCAAGCCCAAAGCTATTACCTTGCTTTGTTGCCAAGCCCCAAGCCCAGTTCTACCGAATTTGATGCACGGGTGTCGATAGTGCAGCAAAAATTTGTGATTACAGCCCGCTGTATTTCTGACATAAGTACAGGGGCTTCCTTACAAATCAACGAGGAAATAAGCAGAGTTGACGATAAATCGGTAGCAGATTTTAAAGACAATTGTGAGTTTTTGAATTGGTTTTACCTCAATAATGCCAAGGAGTATACCATTGAAAAAATGAACGGCGAAAAGCTTGTGATAAAAAGGCGGTAA